In Exiguobacterium acetylicum, the genomic stretch TCGTCCATCGTCAAGCGTAGATGATTCGGTTCGCCTTTGTTCGTGATGCCGGAGCAATAGAGGATGTCGGCATACTGCTCAAACAGTTCCTCATATGCCGGCAGGTGGTGCATCAGGCGACCAGGCGATCCCCAGCCACAGAGGACGACGCCATTTTTCGCTTTGACCTCAGCAAGTGTCTTCGCGACGAACTCATAGTTCGTCTCATCGAAGCTCGCTTGCGCGAACGGCAGATCCTCGCTGACGAGCAGGTCCGGCATCAAACTGATGATGTCATATTGTTTGACGGGGTCACTGACATACTTCTTCATCAAATTGTACGCACGTTGTGTCGTCGTTCCAGAGAGAAAGGCGTCTGTCGTCCGTGGTGTGTAGATTAAAGCGGCGACGTGCGTCCCTTCTGCGATGTCGTCAAAGATGTAGCTGCGTAAATAGCGTTTCGTCTTGTCTCGATCAAACGTCGTCTGGACGCGGATCGACGATTCCTCAATCAAGAGTTCGGAAGAATCGGCTGGTGTCATGGGTGGTGCCTCCTTTTAATTGGTCAAACGTGAGCTGATGCGAAGGAAGAATGCGAGTGTCTTCTTCTTGAGGTCGAGGTCGTTCGCATCG encodes the following:
- a CDS encoding DUF1643 domain-containing protein, translating into MTPADSSELLIEESSIRVQTTFDRDKTKRYLRSYIFDDIAEGTHVAALIYTPRTTDAFLSGTTTQRAYNLMKKYVSDPVKQYDIISLMPDLLVSEDLPFAQASFDETNYEFVAKTLAEVKAKNGVVLCGWGSPGRLMHHLPAYEELFEQYADILYCSGITNKGEPNHLRLTMDDSPMITYNDMKQKAKKLRRK